The window CTTatatatcttacaaattatacaagacctgatatttcttttgcagttaatttgttggcaaggttcagctctgctcctaccaaaagatacttgaataggatcaaacacatatttcgataccttcgaggaactactgatttaggattattttattctaaagaattaaaacaagatttgattggttatgcagatgcaggttatttatctgatccacataaagctaaatctcaaactggatatgtattcctaaatggaggtactgcaatatcatggcgttctaaaaaacaaacacttgttgctacatcatcaaatcatgccgaagtgattgcattacatgaagctactcgagaatgattttggttgagatcaatgacacaactcattactgattcttgtggactagaacgcgataaaatccaacaactatctatgaagataatgcagcttgtatagcacagatgaaagaagggtacatcaaaagtgaccaaacaaaacacatacctcctagattcttctcatacactcaaaatctcattaaggacaaccagattgaaatgagatatgtgcaatccagcaaaaactctgctgatattttcatgaaagcacttccaactgctattttcagaaaacacgttcataacattggcatgagacatgttcaaaagatgtaacagctgaagcgatgtctacttgagggggagtcaactccatgctgcactctttttcccttagctaaagttttttcccactgggttttctttagcaaggtttttaacgaggcagtaatttatagttgatcttcaacaaaacaaaattgctatccaagggggagtgttataataataataataataataataataataataataataataataataataataataataataataataataataataataataataataataataataataataataataataatatagatatggatagtcaattttggtgtatacatatagtcaattttggtacataaagtatgtatttttatattgagattttaggctataaatactcatgaatgcaagcattaaacttgcaccatttctcacacttacaaagtgtttctttctttctctccattatcatctactttcttacacttcattattagtattcttaatcaagaattaaaccactaaaggtagttataagcccactgaattataacataatcaaaccactaaaggtagttataagtctactgaattataacataatcaaaccactaaaggtagttataagcctactgaattataacaaataataattataataataataataatagaaatataccATTTAATCAAGTGTGATATTGGGTCTCGATTGGAACAAACAAGCAGCAGCCCAAGTTTTAAAACCCATTCATATATTCAAGCCCAACTCAAAGCCTGGTACTATGCCTGATGGGCCACAGCAGCCCAAGTTTTAAgacaacttttaattttttttaaaaatgcaGTCGCCTAGTTTCGAACCTACAACCTCTCGTTCAACAAACACTCTACTGAACCATTCCTCTACTTGTTATTTTTTGATTTAATCCTTACATTAATTCTTTTATCTCCTATATGTCTGCTGTCTTCTTCATAAACAAAACCCATTTAattaacatcttcatcatcatccacatcctttatcatttatcatcattaacatcttaagttaacaggaacaacaacaaaaaaaatatttatttttttatttattttacaacctatatcaactattcatcatcttcaacaacatcatcgtacATCATTTTCCATCATCAGCATCATGCTTCACCATTCTCTTGACGCCATCGTCTACATCACCGTGACTCACCTTCATCCTTTTGttttatcttcatcatcattcgaTTTATCTTCACTCATCATCgttaacaaaaaaaaattgatgttTGTTGGTGGTGGTAAAACCGACAGCAGCAGCAGTAACACAGAAGCATTTCGGGACCCAAAAGGTGGCGGGTTGGTGGTGCTTTTATGGCAGACAGCAGCAACAAAACAAGCAGCTGCAGGTGGTACTTTTGCAGGCTATTGTGGGGGGTTTTGGTGGTCGAAAAACAGCAGCCATTAGTTGCAGATGGTGGCGACAGGCTGCTCAAAAAAGTAGCAGTGGGTAGGGGTTTGTAGGATTCAGAAAAAAATGGCAAGGCTAATGGCGGTTTGTGGTGGTTTCGAGTGGAGAATGGTGGCGAAGGTGGCTCACGAAAATGAAGCTGAAAGTAGAAGATGGGTTGTCaatgattgaagaagaagaaggtgatTGAATGAATGTTAGGTGATGGTGGTTGTCTATGTACATTCCCATATGCATAAATATATAGACATATATCATTTAGATATAAGAGTTAGACAAACACAGTACTACATAAATCAATTAAGAACAGTAAATCAATTCAATCAATATCAATTCAGTGCATTCACGGGTATAACTTCAACCAATgagaataaaataataataacataaagtaATAATAAACGTGTAAAATATAATTAGCagtcatcattttttttattatctacCGACACTTATCATGGATAGTActatcatgtccattgctaaacagttaatgtataaaagtgttcctaaaaatcccaaatttttagcttaaacatatttaattatttcagtcattaactgtttgaaacctgatcaaaaaggttcgataattatttattttatgttccaatttatatgtacggagtactaaaatttaaactttaaaggtaaaaatatttttaacaaatctagaatcttcgtaatcactttacactccaacttttattttagtctttCATAAACTCATGTGAAacctatatgaacgctaacgaaatattaaccgagtaatacaaactttgacaaattaagctcgaaatcatttatattctatatacacttatatatatatttatatatatatatatatatatatatatatataaattcatttaaataacaaccttattataatgcttattattttacaatttagttcttacaattaaatcatatattatttcaaattatatttcaaattaatatatatatatatatatatatatatatatatatatatatatatatatatacatatacatttaaatatatatttatacatttaaatatatatatatatatatatatatatatatatatatatatatatatatatatatatatatatatatatatatttatacatttaaatatatatgtaactattttcaaatagtagttcgtgaatcgtcgagaacagtcgaaggtcaattgaatatatgaaacagttcaaaaattttgacgcaacataacggactttgcttatcatgtcagaattatgaaatcgtatcatgagtttggttcaaaattagtcgaaatttttcgggtcatgacatgactagttgacctagtcaactagtttgatccTTTAGCAAGTTTAGtctctcgagtttaaaagcgggtcgtgaattaaccaaacgaattaccttaaatacgtagagtaaacgagagacGTTATAATTAATTAAGggactttaaaataaataaacgaaaagtaaacggaaaaagacgggatgttacattattatTTTGTCTCTCATGTTGCCCAGGCCCACTGTCACATCTGTTAGGCCCAATATCATTTTGAAACAATCCACAATCGTCATTCTGATTTTCATTTACACGTGCCTCTTCAATTACTTCCTCAACCTTTATGCCCACATTTTTAGGGTAGGACCCACAAGACTCATTATTGGGCGACCTAGGAACCCTAACAGTTTTTTTGGAACTCTCATTTTTCCCATCACCCACACCTGTTTCAGCCACTCTTTCTTCGGTATTCTCAAAAGGATTATTCAAACCTTGGCACCCAGACCCTACATCTTCCACCGAATCATTTACTTTTGTCGACCAACCACCATCACCTCAGATCACCGGGGAGTTTAATGGACTATCAATATCCTCACCTTCTTGGTCACTAGGGATATTTCCAGACATGAAATCCTCATCAATGAAGTCGGATAAATCATAGTCACCCTCTTCGTCAGAAGGGTATAGGGAGTCATCCACATATTCATCTGAATCTGTGAACTCGGATTTAGGCCTATGGTCATCAGATTGGCCAGTATTATTACCCATATTATCTTCAAAGTCTACCCACTTTTTCTTTTCCTCTTTAACATGAATAAAGTACGTTTTTGGCCTATGTATAAGTTTTAAGGACACATTCACCTTCTCCGGATTAGTGAGTTTCACATACGCCCTACCATAACGGAGTTTTTGATGGCCATCCAAGGAGCAGTTTTCTAGTTCATACACAACTCCACACCACTCCGCAATTGACATGAATGTGTTAATAGACCAAACATGGACCGGCACCCCTGAAAATTTAATCCACGCCATACGTCCCTCAGGCCAGAATTCATCGTTCCAAAGTTGTATTTTATGAATCCATTTCCTTAGGGGGGTGGTTCAATTGGTTAACCACATTACTGCATGTTCTTTTGACTTAAAGATAATAATCAAACAAAGATTTCCCAGAATTTTTATTTGAAGGTCATGAAACCCTTCTTCCATGCAGATTTTTTTTAAGGTTTTCCAAGATTTTGATTGATTTAGCCTCGCATAAAACTGAACAATTGAGTGCTTCTTCATTAGGGTTTTCATCTTTGAGTATCACACACCTCTCTTCATCACCAGGTTTGGATTTTTTATCTTTTTTCTCATTTAACCTTGATCTCAAATCACCTTCATCTTTTCGTACATCTTTCCTTATTGAGTTCAGTTTTGACCTCAGATCTTCCCCATCACTTACTACTTCGTTGAATCTCCTACCATCCTGGAATCTACTCCGTATCGGAACCCCCTTATATGGATCAGCCCTATGCTTAGAGTCGttgttcatggttggtttaggaCCACGTTTTGTTGCTTTGAAAACCTTGATAAAGTTGCCTTCAATTTTAATCCTTTCAAGCTTTGTTAACAGCCTCAAATCATCCTGTATATCAGCAAAATGGACAAATGCGAATCGTTGTCCATCTCTAAGCCTTTTGGATGCAATGTAGACATTCCTAACTTTCCCATAAGGTTTGAACAATTTCCATAGGTCTACCACCCCCCAATCGACTGGGAATTGGAAGAACATGTACGAAGTCAATTGATTGTCGAAAAACCCTTGCGTTGATGCTTGAAGTCACCGTTGTATTCATCCCGTGCTCCTCCGTTGCCCGCCTTTGCCCTCCAGTCTCCCTCTCTCTATTTTTCTCTCTCGTCTCTCATTCTTAATTTGAAAATAATGAAAGTTAAttgtaattattaaaccataagtatttaataattaaataataactaagtcgtataataattaaataattaattaatctttattataagtcttgatataataatctcatgtcataagtttaatacttatcataagtatttttcattaataataaaagtattactaatcataagttttaattataagaataattaaatcataatgtaattattaaatgatataataaatatatatcataagtcttaattaaaagtaattacttttatatcataagtaatttaataataatgaaaatcattattgataacataagttcaaattttataacataagtttaattaaaagttcgccgggtcataacatgagcctcgggtgtcggttttcaaCGAATTTTACATATATCTTCGTCTAACCAATCAACcctacacattagtgcactcaagaacacctaAGGTCAGTTCATGAGTCGTGAAAAACAGCCATGAACCAACTTGAAACATTAATCCGCTTTAAATCTTGTTTTAGCTATTCcgggtgatctgtggctcggattttgatgacccgaacatgaatgttcatccagtcatcaatcctaacccaatggtaaACCCGAAAATGGTCACGAAGACTGACCAAAACTGAACACAcacgtttttacattttaattccatcaaaaccctaaatcaggcataacttttgatccgaaactctaaacaacatgaatccaaagcctaaaattattgtcttgatgagaggaactcatttaatcACTTTATTTAATCAAAAATCCATGTTAAGTTCACTGATTTTAACCAACAAGCTGCTGTCCAAAATTAATCAAACCAAAAACATACATAAACGAGTATTTGTACGCatccaatcatcaatacaacaatacacaagtactatactatcataataacatcaaaaacagtaaaaatgaataaaaatgaaaaaactagggttagggtttataccccaatctagaaataattaatataatcgtgtagaggatgaagagagcaaTCCGAATATGTGAACAATTGAATGATCCAAACACTTGATGATGATcaattgaagatgataatgatagTGAGAAGTGGCGGCCAAAGAAAAGAAAAGGAGAAGGATAAAATAGAATGAGAGGAAAAAGGGTTAAGAGAAAAATGGTAAAATGAAATGCAAAATTCAAAATGGGAAAAATAAGGCTAAACACTCCCTCCCTTGGAGTGTTCGGCCGAATTGGGTAGGGTGGGCCCCATTAGTGGGCCAACTTTATAAAATGTGTAATtgattttagcccgaacgcccgaacgaaacccgaaacgcgaaaataccgttacgcgattaaatattcggagaaataacgcacacgcgacaaataaaatatataaacactatatataatcatatgatataaaaatatcataattaaaataattgggattcaaaaatctcaaaagtctaaccgttggtttgaaaaccgaaaagattcgccggatagaaatccacgatacgtagaaacgtacaactttaaatacgaatacaaatattcatataatacataataattaatatattattaataaaataataatatagtcatagaaatgacgtggcatgtaTAACaaataacggacgttaaataacaaatggtaaaagataacggaaaaagtaagaTCGTGACAACCACCGTCAACGATGAAGATGGATAGATCTGAATCAACTTTGGCTAATTGATTAATACTTCATCAAAACGAAGACAAGATGGAAGATTAATCTGAATCAACTTTTACAGCCGGAATCGGGTCCGGAAAGATAAATTTTACAGCCCACCGGCGATGAGAACGTacaattttttttttgaacggcaagcttgcatcagtgtatcatttatttcaacgacactcatcatttcgacatacacacgcgttcgggcagaaaacccgaaccatattacagggatccgaaccttaaaccatcccgaggggcaggcaggtcggatctgggtcctgaataggtcggtaaaaccttcccaggGGCAACCCGGCTTATGGTAAGTAAGCCTACCACGGGTATTTTTAAAGAGTGGGACTCGAACTTGAGTCCACTCTCCCCCTTGCCCTGGCCCCACCTAAGTGAAACCAAGGATACCAACCAGCCACTGCTATGTTGGTATGAGAACGTACAATCAACAATACCAAATAGAAACCACAAAAATTCAAGACAAAAAAGAGACTATTTTGGATCGATTCATGAATCATAATACTCCAATTGTTACTGCCTAACATTATATTGTTACTGCCCAGACTAATTTGGATCGATTCATTATTCGTTTACATTAATTTGAGTTGTTATATGAAATGTGATTGTTATAATGCAGAAGAACCAGTAAGTTTTAAATTAGTTTAAGCAAGATTCTTCTTTTTTACGTATACGTATGGTCATTTTTCAAAAATTCCTTCAATGTGTCAATGTATCTGCAAATTTACAGATCTTAATTTGAAGTCAAAGCTTTGGAGTAAAAAGTCAACCGTATAAACATGGATCGAATTTGAGTTTTCTGTGTTGTTTTAGTTGGAGATAATGTTTTTAGAGCATTAGGTTTGTGACTTACAACAACTTTTGTGTTGATTTCAGATCCAGAAAACGTCCAGATCATAAAATCAATTATGTGAATTTTTGGTTCTAAATCCTTCACAAAGTATGTTAATCGCTGTCGAAGGAGTGATTTTCAGTTCATTGGAAGCActaatttgatgaagatgatgaagaggatggtGGGTGCAATTTTTAACAAACTTCGGGGACCAATCTTGTATTTTTGactaacgatcgttaatgaatttgacgaagattacctcaattttaaaatttttgaatacGTAATCCTTTTTTTGAGCAAAAATAAAATTGAAGTCCTTTTTGGGCTTAGGCAAATTGGGGTGACCTTGATTTTCAAATTgggtaacttatgttaccttttcgGGTCATGTGCCCTTTCTTATTACCATCGATGGGACCAAGTTGCAAGTGGTACAAAATTCTATCGAGGAAAATAAATGTGTTCATATGGCGCACACGTCTCAGCATCTTACTAACGAGAATGAATATGACTCTTCGAGGAAAGGATTTGGAATCTATCATGTGCCCAATGTGTGAGTCAACAGCAAAAGACATGGATCACATTTTTTCAAGTGTTCAAGCATTATGAATTTGTGGCAAATGATTATCAGATGGACATGAATTCAATTACCTTATATGAATGTTGTTACAAGATAGTTTTCCCTGGGTCGATTTATGCGCCACAACAGCAGATCACAAATGTAATATTTCCATATATACTACTCTGTATAACCCAACACATGATGAGAATAATAGCAATttcaattattttttttataaatctaacatttttttttttccttctcgtATTATCAAATACGGTTTTGAATGATTCACATCATGAGTGCGAAGGTTTTTGATAAACTaaaaaattatatatgttaatTCAAATTTTTCAGTATAGTATGTCAATTTTTCAATTAAAAGTTACATGACAAATCAAATATgtagtatttaaatatatatacaacaacaacaatacccaattccactaaagtagagtatggggaggttagatgtagacagtcttttcctctaccctaaagtaaaagggaagtcattcctccacccacggatacctattggtccccaggtagaggaagtcgtccctccctattctgtagagcagagaggctgcttcctagggacctccggccagaaagaACCATGAAATCCGATATGTGCAGTAAAAATATACAAGTACAGTTGATAAAATAGAAACTTTACCATGAATAATGTATACTTCAATACGATATGTATAGGTAAAAAGAGCAAGTAAcaatataatgtaatataacataaaagtaAAATAAGTGAttgtcaaatatgcaagtataacaagtcatgtaagtacaataagtatacgtAAACATGTTTAAATATATATCTTAAACCTAAAATGAATATAATAAAATGTATGACATTAACAATCTTTTCGTTCAAGAAGCGGAAAATAATTAATTGCTTTTAACTAACAGTTATTGTGACACGTTATAAGATTATAAACATATCATAATTTTTATTTACATTATGTAACACGTTATAATATTATAAACATATGGTAAATACTTCCCGCATCAATGCGCAGTTAAATCCCACTTTTTACAGCTATAGGAGTGGCTAACCTTTTGACTATTTGGAGATTTAAAAGTGGATATGTCTTTGACACTTAATCTACGAAAAAGAATGAGATATTTGTTTGCATTCAATTTTATTCTTTTTCATAGCTAAAATTTAGAGCTCAAAATGTAAATAGTTGGAACTCTTGGTTATGTAATCCTTTATAATTTTCTATCTAACATCTTGCTAGTGAGGTGTTCCGATAAATTATaatgttaaaaaaaatcaaaagatCCTTTTTTGGAAATGCAttatatgattttttttattttttttcccaaAGGAAAGAAAAAGTTTGTAAAAATGCCTTCATAATTCTCAAAAAAAGCATCTTGCGGATGAACTTTGCGATTTGAGAATGGTCTGGAATTCTCGGTCCTAGCCATTCGCAAATCGCAAAACCATTCACAACACGCCAGATATTTTTTGCGATTTATGAATGGCTTGGAATCGGGTATTTTTCGGTCATGCTGTATATTTCTTAAATCGTGTAGATATCAGGCATTATTGTTGAAAATTTTAATAGGAAGGTACCAAGAATGACAAACGTTAATGAGTTGTCACAATCTTCTAAATATTGAAAGATTATATATTTGAAAACTATTTTTCAATGATTTTGACATTTAACGTACTTTGACTGCTCATAACATGCTATATAAATAAAATTCTAATTTTATATTCGTTAAATTTATCATCAATATGGAGTAATATTACAAAAAAAACCTTAATCAATTTAAATAAGTGACACAATCATTGGTTACACATTTGTACTTTGTGCGCAAATCGCAATTCACAAATCACTAGAAGGTTCTTGCGATTTGCAAGAAGGTATTTGCGATTTGTGTGTCCAAGTTTTGTTGGTTACTCAAATCGCAAGAGCTATGATTACTCATCATGGCCGAAAAATCTGTCGTAATGCCCGAGAAAGTTTTAGCCGCGACCGGGAGCTAATGCCCTTGAGCTATCATTACTGAAAATCTGTCAAATTCACAAGAGCCTCTTGCAAATTGTGAGgcatttttacaactttttttggGGATGAATTGTTATAGATCAttagaattttttttgtttttgtttttgtattTGTTTTTGATTAATTAATATCTCGAAAATATGAAAATATATGAAAGTGGACATACGGAGAGAGCAAACCCAATGTGCTTTTCTGATATTTATTTAGCCCATTAGGCTATGTTGATATTGAAGCCTTACTATCAATTGATATCTCATTACTTTCCTTCTGTTAATCAGCTAGCTACATAAGCTATTTTTTATAGTGTTTATTAGGAACAAGAAAACAATTACATGAATCAATTGGGTGAATTAGTTCTGTTTTTCTTTGAGGAAATCTCAGGCCATGTTATGAACAAAAAGGTCATAATCGGATTACAAATCTCGGGACACAACATCTTACACAAAAATACCGTCTTCATCCATGAAGGAACTGTTAATGTTTTGTCTCCGCGTTTGATGCTCTTCACAATTTCATTCGCACATGCTTCAGGTGTTATTCTTGGTACCCATAACGCTTGTCCCTTCGAGAGATCAAAAgcaaaattaataaaatttatctACTAATTAACCAAATCAAAAGAACTTATATAAACAAATTATAAGTACCTCTTCTAACCATTTCTCATTGCTTAATCTGGTTTCAACTATCCCAGGAgttactatcattacatcaatatccGAATCAACCTCGATTTTCAATGTTTCAAAGAAACTCAACATTGCCGCTTTACTTGCCTGTTTTAATAAGAAAAATGTAGCTATATGTTTATTCGAGGAAAGacgaaataaataaaataaatgaatATTAAAGAATCAAATAGAATGTATTTTATGTACTCACATTGTAGAGGCTTACTCTTGGAGACGCAAACCAACTCCCACAAGAACAAATAGCAATTATTTTTCCTTTGCTCTTCTTTAAATGCGGAAGTGCAAAATGTGTGCTATAAACTGAACCCCAAAAGTTTATGTCCTGATTACAATCAAACATACTTATACGGAATATTTAGGTGGCTTGCAACTTATTTGGAAAAACTTAATCTAGTACTACACTCCTATATTTGTTTcaaaaaacatgtgtatcggcaggtaCATGTTAGCCATGtattgactttgtcaacccatccagtgGTCCCCACCATCAACCATTTTCCCAAAGCATGCCAGTCCCGATAAACGAACTtgcattgtcattgtttcaatcttcgcatgcgtgggaccaagggatcatttgggcccggtaagaatggtttttgaCCCAATTATTTGAAAAATcctcacctagtgggaatcgaaccctcacctcccctaagggagagtgagtcattcGTCACTAGA of the Rutidosis leptorrhynchoides isolate AG116_Rl617_1_P2 chromosome 5, CSIRO_AGI_Rlap_v1, whole genome shotgun sequence genome contains:
- the LOC139848551 gene encoding 11-beta-hydroxysteroid dehydrogenase-like 3, which gives rise to MNIIYKLLDVIFLVFSIITLIFLVPTFWLYNLLRFCYKSLYPESLAGKVILITGASAGIGEHMAIEFAKEGVCLALVARREEQLRLVAECAKAMGSPDVIVIPADVSKLEDCSMFVDQTIEHFGKLDYLINNAAAIASFGLFENQTRVSDNVPVMDINFWGSVYSTHFALPHLKKSKGKIIAICSCGSWFASPRVSLYNASKAAMLSFFETLKIEVDSDIDVMIVTPGIVETRLSNEKWLEEGQALWVPRITPEACANEIVKSIKRGDKTLTVPSWMKTVFLCKMLCPEICNPIMTFLFITWPEISSKKNRTNSPN